A part of Salmo trutta chromosome 15, fSalTru1.1, whole genome shotgun sequence genomic DNA contains:
- the tmem150c gene encoding transmembrane protein 150C: MRKCSPWTFLPIMYSLFTAAGLWVVYFIAVEDEKITPLSSEYKRSGTKSPPYISIAGNAPPASCVFSQVMNLAAFVGFIIGVLRYLQLKPRVHKPWLNIGSLVALSLACFGMTLVGNFQLSNDEELHNIGTSMTFGLGTLFCWVQSVITLKVNLRNEGRRAGIPRFLLSGAVTACMLLYFALMAQRLHMHAARAQWALVMFFLGFLATFAIEFRHYHFEIVCTDDRDPPLSLSETFSEVSEYQSDQL, from the exons ATGAGGAAGTGCAGTCCCTGGACGTTTCTCCCTATCATGTACTCTCTCTTCACAGCTGCTGGACTCTGGGTTGT GTATTTTATAGCTGTTGAAGATGAGAAGATAACACCCCTGAGTTCAGAATACAA GCGATCTGGAACTAAATCCCCTCCATATATAAG cattgCAGGCAATGCTCCCCCGGCCAGCTGTGTTTTTAGCCAGGTCATGAACTTGGCTGCCTTCGTAG GGTTCATCATTGGTGTCCTCAGATACCTGCAGCTGAAGCCCCGGGTCCATAAACCCTGGCTCAATATTGGCAGTCTGGTGGCCCTGTCCCTGGCCTGCTTCGGCATGACCTTGGTGGGAAACTTCCAG CTGTCAAATGACGAGGAGCTCCACAACATTGGGACGTCCATGACGTTTGGCCTGGGGACGTTGTTCTGCTGGGTGCAATCTGTCATCACTCTGAAGGTCAACCTGAGGAACGAGGGCCGGAGGGCGGGCATCCCTCGCTTCCTGCTGTCAGGGGCTGTCACCGCCTGCATGCTGCTCT ACTTTGCCCTGATGGCGCAACGTCTTCACATGCATGCGGCGCGGGCGCAATGGGCGCTAGTCATGTTCTTCCTGGGCTTCCTCGCCACCTTTGCCATCGAGTTCAGACACTACCACTTCGAGATTGTCTGCACCGACGACCGCGATCCGCCTCTCAGCCTGTCAGAAACCTTCTCCGAGGTGTCAGAGTACCAGTCGGACCAGCTATAG